From the Bacteroidia bacterium genome, one window contains:
- a CDS encoding anhydro-N-acetylmuramic acid kinase: MKGTPLELFTRLVTAPERIVAGIMTGTSVDAVDVALVRIYGSDERLRIDLLHYSETLFAEELQQRLFANMEVSSSNVNDLCLLHAALGYAFADAVREACSAADIDVSEVQLVGMHGQTMRHLPEPMDLAGVPLRSTLQLGSAPILATLLGVPVVSDFRAGDMVLGGQGAPLVPRVDWLLFRSEEEHRVLLNIGGIANLTVLPQRCASHEVIAFDTGPGNMMVDSLMRRYYGKEFDEDGAIARSGTVHNDLIGYMMRNEYFSRSYPKSTGRELFGESYLDTFVQLARDLDITRPEDIVATASECTVRSICGQLHAVVPPTTPFHLFAAGGGARNRFFMDGIKMNFPSARIDTTSALGIPPEAREAVSFAVLANEFITGNPGNLPSVTGASREALLGSITFPA, from the coding sequence ATGAAGGGAACTCCGCTCGAACTGTTCACGCGATTGGTCACCGCGCCTGAGCGCATCGTCGCCGGCATCATGACCGGAACCTCCGTCGACGCCGTGGATGTCGCACTTGTGCGCATCTATGGCAGCGATGAGCGACTCCGTATAGACCTGCTTCATTACAGCGAGACGCTGTTCGCCGAAGAGCTTCAGCAGCGTTTATTCGCGAACATGGAGGTATCTTCCAGCAACGTCAACGATCTTTGTCTCCTGCATGCTGCCCTTGGCTACGCCTTCGCCGATGCTGTGCGGGAGGCGTGCTCCGCTGCCGACATCGATGTGTCCGAGGTACAGCTGGTGGGCATGCACGGACAGACCATGCGCCATCTGCCCGAGCCGATGGATCTCGCCGGTGTTCCGCTCCGCTCGACGTTGCAACTCGGCAGTGCGCCGATATTGGCAACCCTGCTTGGTGTACCTGTGGTATCGGACTTCCGCGCGGGTGACATGGTGTTGGGTGGCCAGGGTGCGCCACTGGTACCGCGTGTGGACTGGCTGCTGTTTCGCTCCGAAGAAGAGCATCGGGTGTTGCTCAATATTGGCGGTATTGCGAACCTCACCGTTCTGCCGCAGCGTTGCGCGTCGCATGAGGTAATCGCCTTCGACACGGGTCCCGGAAACATGATGGTGGACTCGCTGATGCGTCGGTACTACGGAAAGGAATTCGATGAAGACGGCGCCATCGCGCGATCCGGGACCGTTCACAATGATCTTATCGGGTATATGATGCGCAACGAATATTTCAGCCGGTCGTATCCGAAATCCACCGGGCGCGAGTTATTCGGAGAAAGCTATCTTGATACCTTCGTACAGCTCGCGCGGGATCTTGACATTACGCGGCCGGAAGATATCGTCGCCACAGCGTCGGAATGCACCGTACGCAGTATCTGCGGGCAGTTGCACGCGGTGGTTCCTCCCACTACCCCGTTTCACTTGTTCGCTGCCGGTGGTGGAGCCCGGAATCGCTTTTTCATGGATGGCATCAAAATGAACTTCCCTTCTGCGCGAATCGACACTACTTCGGCTCTGGGGATTCCTCCGGAGGCACGCGAGGCGGTGAGTTTCGCGGTGCTCGCCAACGAATTCATCACAGGAAATCCAGGAAATCTCCCTTCTGTTACGGGTGCATCCCGGGAGGCACTTCTCGGCTCGATCACCTTTCCGGCATGA
- a CDS encoding PorT family protein, whose product MLRFTFLAFALLLVRFLPDTACAQERIRAGLHAGAVIETHEHRTLISGSTEESITTGMAGIQLLFPVDENWSLIIAPQYSQRNYASLKTGKAGASTYVYATGQTDRLGVPVMISCSPLRHHLIRPYLGAGIEFGMNLSGLRINITDVQYRMDPGTESIREHQLALTQLFGAALLEAGLDIQTLSPLSVLLALRYTQEFGPLLEDPLYTHGKPNNWNIRLGLLYELPL is encoded by the coding sequence ATGCTCCGATTCACCTTTCTTGCCTTCGCTCTGCTGCTCGTCCGCTTCTTGCCGGACACGGCATGCGCACAGGAAAGGATACGCGCGGGGCTACATGCCGGTGCGGTCATTGAAACGCATGAGCATCGAACACTGATCAGCGGTTCGACGGAGGAGTCCATTACCACCGGCATGGCAGGCATACAGCTTCTTTTTCCTGTGGACGAAAACTGGTCGCTGATCATTGCCCCGCAATACTCCCAACGGAATTACGCTTCCTTGAAGACCGGAAAGGCAGGAGCATCCACCTATGTGTATGCCACAGGGCAGACAGACCGGCTTGGCGTTCCGGTGATGATTTCATGCTCACCACTCCGGCATCACCTCATTCGTCCCTACCTGGGTGCGGGCATCGAGTTCGGGATGAATCTTTCCGGGCTCCGTATCAATATCACCGATGTTCAGTACAGAATGGATCCCGGAACGGAATCGATTCGGGAGCATCAGCTCGCGCTAACGCAGCTCTTCGGTGCCGCTCTGCTCGAGGCGGGTTTGGACATTCAGACGCTTTCGCCTTTATCGGTCCTCCTCGCATTGCGATACACGCAGGAGTTCGGCCCATTGCTGGAGGATCCGTTATACACACACGGAAAGCCGAACAACTGGAACATTCGTCTTGGCCTGCTCTATGAATTACCGCTCTGA